From the Bacteroidota bacterium genome, one window contains:
- a CDS encoding ThuA domain-containing protein, producing MMPPKRWVWLVCILLFSAMVMGPEPTTPEPPEDPHGFTALVFSKTAGFRHDSIEAGIAAIKELAVIHNFELDATEDAAAFTDANLANYEVVIFLSTTGDILNDDQQAAFERYIRAGGGFVGIHAAADTEYDWPFYGGLVGAYFESHPPDMPGTIHVVDDEHPSTQMLPERWTRFDEWYNFQDNPRGNVHVLATLSEKSYNGGTMGADHPIAWCQVYEGARSWYTGGGHTIESFSEPLFREHILYGIEYAAGEIDGDCGGTVWDNYDRVTLDDNTENPMALDIAPDGRVFYVERGGDLQIYDPQTALTTTAGTIDVVTSNEDGLIGIALDPEFETNNWVYLFYSPVTETDKQYVSRFTMTGNTLDISSEALLLDILVQREQCCHSGGAMRFDAAGNLFIATGDNTNPFESSGFAPIDERPGREAWDAQKSSSNTNDLRGKILRITPQPDGTYTVPTGNLFEDPADGRPEIYIMGLRNPFRFSIDSRRGWLYWGDVGPDAGNDDTSRGPRGFDEWNQAKEAGNYGWPYCIADNKSYRDYDFSASTSGSLFNCDAPVNDSPNNTGATNLPPALPAWIWYPYNPSTEFPDVTEGVGRTALAGPVYYREETQDIQVRLPDYFDDTLFIYEWARNWIHEVKLDDQGGILDIQPFLSNQEFLRPIDMKAGPDGALYLLEWGTGFGGNNEDSRLTKISFVQGSRAPVIQAEVAPLAGQSPLEVQFDASRSFDPDPNEPLTFAWDFEADGTVDATDPIVSHTYTENGVFTATLTATDPAENVSVASFQIVVGNSYPTIMLDSPADGSIFDWGEPVAFNMGAMDPEDGSTETGGIACDDLDLQLFIGHDDHTHPLDQATGCTGSFVASEEDHGGEGDRLFYVMEASYTDKGDNGVGQLTSRALHILQPRRFEAEHYLEQEGVRTEDSQDPRGGGVHLAFIDDGDYAAIGPINLKDIFGMTFRIASAGSGGRIAVRLDAPDGPELGYAHVEFTGGWQTFRDVTIPVEDPGGTHTLYLVFENEPGATDLFNVNWVVFHGPGVRADATVQGLQGEYYRTPDLTGSSEIRHDAQINFNWAGDGPIAGYPTDNFSARWKGFVVPDESGAYTFYARSDDGMRVWLDGALIIDKWQVQSVTETPSQTIQLNADNTYELEVTYYDAQSTAQAHLLWSSDTIIKQPVPNTQLYPEAIAIPQEDNGAPVTEFTVDAIYPNPVRNQGVVHINLPQTSKVTVIVHDALGRQVGVLYDGLFGSGRHQIDLDTDGLASGVYFCRVQTEDAQHIQQFVVVR from the coding sequence ATGATGCCACCAAAACGATGGGTCTGGCTTGTCTGTATCCTTTTGTTTTCTGCCATGGTCATGGGTCCAGAGCCAACAACGCCTGAGCCGCCCGAAGATCCGCACGGGTTTACCGCGTTGGTTTTCTCAAAAACGGCCGGCTTTCGCCACGATTCCATCGAAGCCGGCATCGCAGCGATCAAAGAGCTGGCTGTTATCCACAATTTTGAGCTCGATGCAACCGAAGACGCTGCTGCCTTTACCGATGCAAACCTGGCTAACTACGAGGTTGTTATTTTTCTCAGTACAACGGGAGATATCCTGAATGATGACCAGCAGGCTGCATTTGAGCGGTATATCCGCGCCGGCGGCGGGTTTGTGGGCATCCATGCCGCAGCGGATACTGAATACGATTGGCCCTTCTACGGCGGTCTGGTGGGCGCCTACTTTGAGAGCCATCCGCCAGACATGCCAGGTACCATACATGTTGTTGATGATGAACATCCCTCAACGCAGATGCTGCCCGAGCGCTGGACTCGTTTTGATGAGTGGTACAACTTTCAGGATAATCCCCGTGGCAATGTGCACGTGCTCGCAACCTTAAGCGAAAAATCGTACAACGGAGGGACCATGGGCGCTGACCACCCGATTGCCTGGTGCCAGGTATATGAAGGCGCCCGGAGCTGGTATACCGGAGGCGGACACACCATCGAGAGTTTTTCGGAGCCGTTGTTCAGAGAACACATTTTGTACGGTATCGAATACGCTGCCGGTGAAATAGACGGCGACTGCGGCGGTACCGTGTGGGACAACTATGATCGGGTTACGCTGGATGACAATACAGAAAACCCGATGGCGTTGGACATTGCTCCCGATGGGCGCGTCTTCTACGTGGAGCGTGGGGGAGACCTGCAAATCTATGACCCCCAGACGGCGCTGACCACAACAGCCGGCACCATTGATGTGGTGACTTCCAATGAAGACGGCCTGATTGGGATTGCGCTGGATCCTGAATTTGAAACCAACAACTGGGTCTATCTCTTCTATTCACCGGTCACTGAAACTGACAAGCAGTACGTGTCGCGCTTCACCATGACGGGCAACACGCTTGACATATCTTCCGAAGCGCTGCTGTTGGACATCTTGGTGCAACGAGAGCAGTGTTGCCACTCTGGTGGTGCCATGCGCTTCGATGCGGCGGGTAACCTGTTTATTGCAACTGGCGATAACACCAATCCCTTTGAATCGAGTGGTTTTGCGCCCATTGATGAACGCCCTGGCCGTGAAGCCTGGGATGCACAGAAATCTTCGAGCAATACCAATGACCTACGCGGTAAAATTCTGCGCATTACCCCGCAGCCTGATGGCACGTACACCGTTCCGACAGGTAATCTGTTTGAAGACCCTGCAGATGGTCGTCCCGAAATCTACATCATGGGACTCCGCAATCCGTTCAGGTTTTCGATTGACAGCCGGCGAGGCTGGCTGTATTGGGGAGATGTCGGACCAGACGCCGGCAACGATGATACCAGCCGCGGACCACGGGGTTTTGATGAATGGAATCAGGCCAAAGAAGCCGGCAACTATGGATGGCCTTACTGTATAGCTGACAACAAGTCGTACCGCGACTATGATTTTAGTGCCAGCACTTCAGGCAGCCTTTTCAATTGTGATGCACCTGTCAACGACTCACCCAACAACACAGGCGCAACCAACCTGCCCCCCGCACTGCCGGCATGGATCTGGTATCCCTACAATCCTTCAACCGAGTTTCCAGATGTGACTGAGGGCGTTGGCCGTACAGCCCTCGCTGGTCCTGTGTACTACAGAGAAGAGACACAAGACATACAAGTGCGGCTGCCGGATTACTTTGATGATACGTTGTTCATCTATGAGTGGGCCCGTAACTGGATTCATGAAGTCAAGCTCGATGATCAGGGCGGGATTCTCGACATTCAACCGTTTCTCTCAAACCAGGAATTTCTGCGGCCCATCGACATGAAAGCTGGCCCCGATGGCGCCCTTTACCTGCTTGAGTGGGGGACAGGCTTTGGCGGCAACAATGAAGACTCACGGTTGACAAAAATATCCTTTGTGCAAGGATCCAGGGCGCCCGTGATTCAAGCAGAAGTTGCGCCACTGGCCGGCCAATCCCCCCTGGAGGTACAGTTTGATGCATCGAGATCTTTCGACCCGGATCCGAACGAGCCGCTGACCTTTGCCTGGGACTTTGAAGCGGACGGCACGGTAGACGCAACCGATCCAATAGTATCTCATACCTACACGGAAAACGGCGTGTTTACAGCAACCCTCACAGCCACAGACCCGGCAGAGAATGTCTCTGTAGCAAGTTTTCAGATTGTGGTGGGTAATTCTTATCCAACCATCATGCTGGATTCGCCGGCTGACGGATCTATTTTCGATTGGGGGGAGCCCGTGGCCTTTAACATGGGTGCAATGGACCCGGAAGACGGCTCAACAGAAACGGGGGGTATCGCTTGTGATGACCTGGACCTGCAATTGTTTATCGGGCATGACGACCATACACACCCACTTGATCAGGCAACAGGATGCACCGGCTCTTTTGTGGCTTCAGAAGAGGACCATGGTGGAGAAGGAGATCGGTTATTCTATGTGATGGAGGCCTCTTATACCGACAAGGGAGACAACGGCGTGGGACAGCTTACCTCTCGCGCACTACACATTCTCCAGCCGCGCAGATTTGAAGCAGAGCATTACCTGGAGCAAGAAGGTGTGCGTACCGAAGATAGTCAGGATCCACGTGGTGGCGGAGTCCATCTCGCATTTATCGATGATGGAGATTATGCTGCGATTGGCCCGATCAATCTCAAAGATATCTTTGGGATGACGTTCCGTATTGCATCTGCCGGCAGCGGTGGGCGGATTGCTGTTCGATTGGACGCGCCGGACGGCCCTGAACTCGGCTATGCACATGTAGAGTTTACGGGTGGGTGGCAGACGTTTCGAGACGTAACCATCCCGGTCGAAGACCCCGGTGGTACCCATACGCTGTATCTGGTATTCGAAAATGAGCCAGGGGCAACAGATCTTTTTAATGTAAACTGGGTGGTGTTTCACGGACCTGGCGTTCGGGCTGATGCAACCGTGCAGGGCTTGCAAGGAGAATACTACCGTACCCCGGATCTGACAGGCAGCAGTGAGATCAGACATGATGCGCAGATCAACTTTAACTGGGCAGGAGATGGTCCAATCGCAGGCTATCCGACAGATAACTTTAGCGCACGGTGGAAGGGTTTTGTAGTGCCTGATGAAAGTGGTGCATACACATTTTATGCCCGTAGCGACGATGGCATGCGCGTTTGGCTCGACGGTGCACTGATTATTGATAAATGGCAGGTGCAGAGCGTCACTGAAACGCCGAGTCAGACCATCCAGCTTAACGCTGACAATACATATGAGCTGGAGGTTACCTACTACGATGCCCAGAGTACAGCGCAGGCGCATTTACTGTGGAGTAGCGATACGATCATCAAACAGCCGGTACCCAACACACAGTTATACCCTGAAGCTATTGCTATTCCTCAGGAAGATAATGGTGCGCCAGTTACCGAATTTACAGTGGATGCCATTTATCCCAATCCGGTGCGTAATCAAGGTGTTGTGCACATCAATTTGCCCCAAACGAGCAAAGTTACCGTTATAGTGCATGACGCGCTAGGCCGGCAGGTGGGTGTGCTCTACGACGGACTGTTTGGGTCAGGCCGGCATCAGATTGATCTCGATACAGATGGCCTGGCAAGTGGTGTATACTTCTGCCGCGTGCAAACGGAAGATGCGCAGCATATCCAGCAATTTGTTGTGGTGCGTTAG
- the msrA gene encoding peptide-methionine (S)-S-oxide reductase MsrA: MTAHTEVATLGGGCFWCIEAVFSPLKGIQKLVSGYAGGKNPNPTYKEVCSGTTGHAEVVQVSFDTAEITYEEVLEIFFAMHDPTTLNRQGNDRGTQYRSTIMYHNAEQQKTAQAVIDRLTADNTFGDPIVTEVVPLPEFYPAEDYHQDYFANNTYQPYCMAVIAPKVLKLRAKYAARLVE, from the coding sequence ATGACAGCGCATACAGAAGTTGCTACGCTTGGTGGCGGATGTTTTTGGTGTATCGAAGCCGTGTTCAGTCCCCTCAAGGGCATTCAGAAACTGGTTTCTGGCTATGCCGGTGGCAAAAATCCCAATCCTACTTACAAGGAAGTTTGCTCTGGTACCACCGGACATGCAGAAGTTGTTCAGGTGTCCTTTGATACTGCTGAAATTACCTATGAAGAAGTGCTGGAGATCTTCTTTGCGATGCACGATCCCACAACCCTGAATCGCCAGGGCAACGACCGGGGGACGCAGTATCGCTCCACCATTATGTACCACAATGCGGAGCAGCAAAAGACTGCGCAGGCTGTTATCGACAGACTTACTGCGGATAATACCTTTGGTGATCCTATTGTTACTGAAGTTGTACCGCTTCCCGAATTTTACCCCGCGGAAGATTACCACCAGGACTACTTCGCAAACAATACCTATCAGCCTTATTGCATGGCAGTTATTGCACCCAAAGTGCTTAAGCTCCGCGCGAAGTATGCAGCAAGGCTGGTGGAGTAG
- a CDS encoding serine hydrolase gives MTRFRGLLTCFFLCFALVSCDTMPTQEAALDDVAAMRGGGGGGKLKIKGLESLVTMHNGQIVSASYFAGTSANDLKHVRSVTKSVVALLVGIAIEEGHMGGLDDTIGDHLAGTANLNDKAGITVGQLLTMTGGFQWSEIGGNEFGIWINAQDQVQYVLDKPLSHTPGTYYTYNTGATHILGVMVAEATGMSLDAFAATHLFGPLGITQSAWDADKQGNPYGGHGIQLKPVDMVKLGQLVLDDGAYNGTQVVPTTWMQQVQTVQWPLNFVYGDLTDVDYGYLWYLDHGNADEVVLAWGYGGQFVYTVPALDLIVATTAKWAVNANKKGPARTGNFGSHRKRNST, from the coding sequence ATGACCCGTTTTCGTGGACTCCTGACCTGTTTTTTCCTGTGTTTTGCACTGGTTTCTTGCGATACAATGCCTACCCAGGAAGCTGCATTAGATGATGTTGCTGCCATGCGAGGCGGCGGCGGTGGAGGCAAACTCAAAATCAAGGGACTGGAAAGTTTGGTCACAATGCACAACGGGCAAATTGTGTCTGCATCCTACTTTGCAGGCACCAGCGCCAATGACCTTAAACATGTCCGTTCCGTCACCAAAAGCGTTGTAGCGCTTCTCGTTGGTATTGCTATTGAAGAAGGCCATATGGGCGGCCTCGATGATACCATCGGCGACCACCTGGCAGGTACTGCAAACTTGAATGACAAAGCCGGAATTACGGTTGGGCAACTGCTCACAATGACAGGTGGATTTCAGTGGAGTGAAATAGGAGGCAATGAATTTGGAATCTGGATTAACGCGCAGGACCAGGTGCAATACGTGCTCGATAAGCCCCTTTCGCATACGCCGGGTACGTACTATACCTACAACACGGGCGCAACCCATATCCTTGGGGTAATGGTAGCCGAAGCCACCGGTATGTCACTCGATGCTTTTGCAGCCACGCATCTGTTTGGACCGTTGGGGATTACGCAATCTGCCTGGGATGCCGACAAACAGGGCAATCCCTATGGCGGTCACGGTATCCAGCTCAAGCCCGTTGACATGGTAAAACTTGGTCAACTTGTGCTGGATGATGGTGCCTACAACGGTACGCAAGTGGTGCCGACAACCTGGATGCAACAGGTGCAAACTGTGCAGTGGCCGCTCAACTTTGTCTATGGCGACCTTACCGACGTCGACTACGGCTACCTGTGGTACCTCGACCATGGCAACGCTGATGAAGTTGTGCTTGCATGGGGGTATGGTGGGCAGTTTGTCTACACCGTGCCGGCCCTCGATTTGATTGTTGCTACAACGGCAAAGTGGGCCGTAAATGCAAACAAAAAAGGCCCAGCAAGAACTGGCAATTTTGGATCACATCGTAAACGAAATTCTACCTGA
- a CDS encoding DUF4097 family beta strand repeat-containing protein — MRKLLAFTLLILLSVPAMAQDRVSQNDDWCDDDNWNNNLEKYCEVREYELKSRDQVNVDGGQNGGISIIGWDKNEILVRAKVSGRARSERQARELVEEVEVSLRRTIEPDVPQKMSRWGRKASVSVSFEIYVPHETDLSLETHNGGVRVKEINGDVDFDVLNGGVSLSDMAGNVSGHTTNGGVSVRLTGDSWEGEGLDVSTTNGGVTLKIPEDYSAKLVTGTVNGRLKFDFPVTVQGNLDRKITTKLGSGGKTIRVMTTNGGVSVKRS; from the coding sequence ATGCGTAAACTGCTAGCCTTCACCCTGTTGATTTTACTTTCCGTGCCGGCTATGGCACAGGATCGCGTCTCTCAAAATGACGATTGGTGTGATGACGACAACTGGAATAACAACCTCGAAAAATACTGCGAAGTCCGCGAGTACGAACTCAAGTCGCGCGACCAGGTAAATGTGGATGGGGGGCAAAATGGTGGTATTAGTATCATCGGTTGGGATAAAAACGAAATCCTCGTGCGCGCTAAAGTATCCGGACGCGCGCGTTCCGAACGCCAGGCCCGTGAACTCGTTGAGGAAGTAGAAGTGAGCCTCAGGAGAACGATCGAACCTGACGTGCCACAGAAAATGTCGCGCTGGGGCCGGAAAGCCTCGGTATCTGTGAGCTTTGAAATTTATGTGCCGCACGAAACAGACCTGTCTCTCGAAACGCACAATGGCGGCGTTCGGGTTAAAGAAATCAATGGGGATGTTGATTTTGATGTGCTGAATGGTGGCGTTTCGCTCTCGGATATGGCCGGCAATGTGTCCGGGCATACCACCAATGGTGGCGTTAGCGTACGCCTCACCGGCGATTCGTGGGAAGGGGAAGGGCTGGATGTTTCTACAACCAATGGTGGTGTAACCCTCAAAATACCCGAAGATTACTCTGCGAAGCTGGTTACCGGCACGGTTAATGGCCGGCTGAAATTTGATTTCCCGGTTACCGTGCAAGGCAACCTGGATCGCAAAATCACCACAAAACTGGGCAGTGGCGGCAAAACAATTCGCGTAATGACAACCAACGGTGGGGTTAGCGTCAAACGTAGTTAG
- a CDS encoding winged helix-turn-helix domain-containing protein, whose amino-acid sequence MKKKFDFYWTQRIIDLLMKLAGVVVTSAATLEVADTAFGNIAEPWLTVIKVGALILIECAFIASWLAIDTQHSAPMPMKVAWAITLIVIYFALLIIAINHGEGAAGWAFRAVLLVMILRSIYEAGVYEVLKNQRKEERNIRSSFKVRRVGRQLAKTDAIKALNMESAQANYARELGSEVARAKIEAEHEAALIDVKLMRERLMASVHAKDNLARKKFQAQIQLESKQAQFQLNAAKTKLSKNGSTSLLNSHKNGSNGSSNGSSNGSSNGSSNGKSYDSTSKDGPKMSNKKDRLKEMLMWALMENPNHSKQALSAHIGASPGTIRKYLEELQDEGKVQSTNKTRSGYSVVEAE is encoded by the coding sequence ATGAAAAAAAAGTTCGATTTTTACTGGACACAGCGGATCATTGATCTGTTGATGAAACTTGCAGGTGTCGTTGTTACGTCGGCTGCGACCCTTGAAGTAGCGGATACAGCATTCGGAAACATAGCTGAGCCCTGGCTGACAGTTATTAAAGTAGGTGCCCTGATTCTTATTGAATGTGCTTTTATTGCGTCGTGGTTAGCAATTGATACCCAGCACAGCGCTCCCATGCCGATGAAAGTTGCATGGGCGATCACGCTGATTGTGATTTACTTCGCCCTTCTGATCATTGCAATTAATCACGGTGAAGGCGCAGCCGGCTGGGCCTTTCGTGCGGTACTTCTCGTGATGATTCTTCGAAGCATTTATGAGGCCGGCGTTTACGAGGTCCTCAAAAACCAGCGCAAGGAAGAACGCAATATCCGGAGCAGCTTCAAAGTACGCCGCGTAGGCCGGCAGCTCGCCAAAACCGATGCAATCAAGGCATTGAACATGGAAAGCGCCCAGGCCAATTATGCCCGCGAACTGGGTAGCGAAGTGGCCCGCGCCAAAATTGAAGCAGAGCACGAAGCTGCGCTGATCGACGTTAAATTGATGCGCGAACGCCTCATGGCTTCTGTACACGCAAAAGACAACCTCGCCCGTAAGAAATTCCAGGCGCAGATTCAGCTCGAAAGCAAGCAGGCGCAATTCCAGTTGAACGCAGCTAAAACGAAGCTTTCAAAAAACGGCTCAACATCCCTGCTCAATAGCCATAAAAATGGCAGCAATGGAAGCTCCAACGGTAGCAGCAATGGAAGCTCCAACGGCAGCAGCAACGGTAAGTCTTACGACAGCACCAGCAAAGACGGCCCTAAAATGTCCAATAAAAAGGACCGGCTGAAAGAAATGCTGATGTGGGCCCTTATGGAAAACCCTAATCATTCCAAACAGGCCCTGAGCGCGCACATTGGTGCTTCTCCAGGTACCATTCGCAAATACCTCGAAGAATTGCAGGATGAAGGCAAAGTGCAATCAACAAATAAAACGCGCTCAGGATATTCTGTAGTAGAAGCAGAATAA